A stretch of Cicer arietinum cultivar CDC Frontier isolate Library 1 chromosome 5, Cicar.CDCFrontier_v2.0, whole genome shotgun sequence DNA encodes these proteins:
- the LOC101495956 gene encoding uncharacterized protein: protein MEEDDKSNKQSQSPMAFPPYRRSHFRSQTYHTLVRILSHLPPSTIPTQSLNVPDNDIGGLGLENKEKEPASSEINVGSNVMDPKGSVSMNETHDVHETVESVEDMIKNFSVHDMILDDIEFLMERDEPSEQINGFHSEQTLMNELELVVKETGDPVRGNGLILLNSGLKEKQNSGSEVDLMDYQVEHVELLHSGTSTSGSVRELQSQVPGEFNQLASEECLVSGSTKGQASASVISTSSLKNKTQQKETELVKPVCSVVGSLSTIQEGDFEKEEQNGHKLAEPTHISLDLDKNIEASNMTEDGGLLDSTVIKDKSVTQSGEKSEKIISVNNETHDSNILIEEGGLEEGEISGDFEMDGNTFDVSSADATVAEQMKVDEVQLAISREDRHVGSKVINDIPTTLTQNQVLHNGFLEETATKDRENSSPVQQIIDASKKKRSGPDSKKQKNNKEVVDTSRKRKCESDFEKKEDIKKQMVDSSRSKRGPGSKEKKTKKRKKYRKNRAEKNRELGVKRLKLIPVQKPKTIQYCRHYMNGRCHEGDKCNFSHDTVPSTKSTPCTHFARHSCMKGDDCPFDHNLSKYPCSNFLSKGSCYRGDACLFSHQVPINQDIPTPSNACKPELKSPLPLGHTNFSTPLNNHGCNSVQQNRFTNSKGVDSQINAEHKVTDTSQKQPTSAPKGIRFINVANLSPSLSTPKQDTVTPSKGSLVRNGTCTDKGQNIPEIPKKLPSVTPKGINFLSFGKSSVCSFKSSIGSHVNKENGIKLPQSVNFGLPEHSISFLNKDDYGKVSDRTAQNLPQTALFPPEILDKNQSMAEIMKSKFLGKDSTDDSARDRGHWKSVQEVKKASENSQASTVTSAMLLARPVVSHQSSECQRALLSTLAFATEHESDIKMKCHALMLFFTTTILGRFSPSTCQYSDHCSILASGSDLNFEVAN, encoded by the exons ATGGAGGAAGAtgataaatcaaataaacagTCTCAATCCCCAATGGCTTTCCCTCCTTACCGTCGATCTCACTTCCGTAGTCAAACTTACCATACCCTTGTCCGTATCCTATCCCACCTCCCTCCTTCAACTATTCCAACTCAATCACTCAATGTTCCTG ATAATGACATTGGTGGATTGGGGCTAGAAAACAAGGAAAAGGAGCCCGCGAGCTCTGAGATAAATGTTGGTTCGAATGTTATGGATCCCAAGGGTTCTGTATCCATGAATGAAACACATGATGTCCATGAGACCGTTGAAAGTGTTGAAGACATGATCAAGAATTTTAGTGTCCATGATATGATCCTAGATGATATAGAGTTTCTGATGGAAAGAGATGAACCGTCTGAGCAAATAAATGGTTTTCATTCGGAACAGACACTAATGAACGAGTTGGAGCTGGTTGTGAAAGAGACCGGAGATCCTGTTCGTGGTAATGGTTTAATCCTGTTGAACTCGGGATTAAAAGAGAAACAGAATAGTGGTAGTGAAGTTGATTTGATGGATTACCAAGTAGAGCATGTTGAACTTCTGCATTCTGGTACTAGCACATCTGGAAGTGTAAGGGAGCTGCAATCGCAAGTACCGGGAGAGTTTAATCAACTTGCCTCAGAAGAATGTCTTGTGTCCGGATCAACAAAGGGACAAGCTTCTGCTTCAGTAATTAGTACATCGAGTTTAAAGAACAAAACTCAACAAAAGGAAACCGAATTGGTGAAACCAGTTTGTTCCGTAGTAGGCTCTCTTTCTACTATTCAAGAAGGTGATTTTGAGAAGGAAGAACAAAATGGTCATAAGCTTGCTGAACCAACTCATATTTCTTTAGATCTGGATAAGAACATTGAAGCATCAAATATGACTGAAGATGGTGGATTATTGGATTCTACAGTAATAAAAGATAAATCCGTAACACAGAGTGGAGAGAAATCAGAGAAGATAATTTCTGTGAACAATGAAACTCATGATTCCAATATTCTGATTGAAGAAGGAGGTCTAGAAGAGGGAGAAATTTCTGGAGACTTTGAAATGGATGGAAACACATTTGATGTGTCTTCTGCAGATGCTACAGTTGCAGAACAGATGAAAGTGGATGAGGTTCAATTAGCAATCTCCAGGGAAGACAGACACGTAGGAAGTAAAGTTATCAATGACATACCAACAACTTTAACCCAAAATCAAGTCTTGCACAATGGATTCTTGGAAGAAACTGCTACCAAAGATCGTGAGAACTCGTCTCCAGTACAG CAGATAATTGATGCTAGCAAAAAGAAAAGAAGTGGTCCTGACTCTAAGAAGCAGAAAAACAATAAG GAGGTGGTTGATACTAGTAGAAAGCGAAAATGTGAATCTGATTTTGAGAAGAAGGAAGATATAAAGAAG CAGATGGTTGACTCCAGTAGAAGTAAACGTGGTCCTGGTTCTAAGGAGAAGAAAACTAAAAAGAGG AAGAAATATCGAAAAAACAGAGCAGAAAAGAACAGAGAACTAGGCGTTAAAAGATTGAAGTTGATTCCAGTACAGAAACCAAAAACAATCCAATATTGTCGCCATTATATGAATGGAAGGTGCCATGAG GGTGACAAGTGCAATTTCTCACACGATACCGTTCCTTCAACAAAGTCCACG CCATGCACTCACTTTGCTCGCCACTCTTGCATGAAAGGGGATGATTGCCCATTTGATCATAATCTCTCCAAGTATCCTTGTTCCAATTTTTTGTCTAAAGGCTCTTGTTATAGAGGTGATGCTTGTTTGTTTTCACACCAG GTACCGATCAACCAAGATATACCTACGCCTTCAAATGCTTGCAAACCAGAGTTGAAGTCTCCGCTTCCGTTAGGACATACAAATTTCAGTACGCCATTGAACAATCATGGCTGTAATTCTGTCCAGCAAAATCGCTTCACCAATTCTAAGGGAGTCGATTCTCAAATCAATGCAGAACATAAGGTGACAGACACTTCACAGAAACAGCCTACCTCAGCACCCAAAGGAATTAGGTTCATAAATGTTGCTAACTTATCACCGAGCCTTAGTACGCCAAAACAAGACACGGTAACACCAAGCAAGGGAAGTCTTGTCCGCAATGGAACATGTACAGATAAAGGTCAAAATATTCCGGAAATTCCTAAGAAATTGCCGTCTGTCACACCTAAGGGAATTAACTTTCTTTCTTTCGGCAAAAGTTCCGTTTGCAGTTTTAAAAGTTCTATCGGCTCCCATGTAAATAAGGAAAATGGTATCAAGTTGCCTCAATCAGTCAATTTTGGTTTGCCTGAACATTCAATTTCATTTCTGAATAAGGATGATTATGGCAAAGTTAGTGACAGAACAGCACAAAATTTACCACAAACTGCTCTATTCCCACCTGAGATTTTAGACAAAAACCAATCCATGGCAGAAATAATGAAATCGAAATTTCT AGGGAAAGATTCAACAGATGATTCCGCAAGGGATCGCGGCCATTGGAAATCAGTTCAAGAGGTAAAAAAAGCATCTGAGAACTCTCAGGCTTCAACTGTGACCTCAGCTATGCTTCTGGCGCGTCCAGTTGTCTCACATCAGTCTTCAGAATGCCAAAGGGCGCTCTTATCAACTTTAGCTTTTGCAACGGAGCATGAATCAGATATAAAGATGAAAT GTCATGCACTCATGCTGTTCTTTACGACAACAATTTTGGGAAGGTTTTCTCCATCTACCTGTCAATACAGCGATCACTGCAGTATTCTTGCTTCTGGAAGTGACTTGAATTTTGAAGTGgctaattga
- the LOC101496735 gene encoding uncharacterized protein codes for MAAAQFLTLLHSSSRSSLLKPSRPFFYNPIKNYGESIKGKQSRLMEERAPSTAEEFLRVAEEKEKETKKVVASQTIDKTIDAAEEATKGNSRIENVKNRYKEG; via the exons ATGGCTGCTGCTCAATTCCTCACTCTTCTTCACTCTTCTTCAAGATCTTCTTTGCTCAAACCCTCTAGACCATTTTTCTACAACCCCATCAAG AATTATGGGGAATCAATCAAAGGAAAACAAAGCAGATTGATGGAAGAAAGGGCACCATCTACAGCTGAAGAATTTCTAAGAGTGGCAGaggagaaagaaaaggaaactAAAAAAGTGGTGGCAAGTCAAACTATTGATAAAACAATTGATGCTGCTGAAGAAGCTACTAAGGGTAATTCAAGAATTGAAAATGTTAAGAATAGGTACAAGGAGGGGTGA